In the genome of Lynx canadensis isolate LIC74 chromosome F1, mLynCan4.pri.v2, whole genome shotgun sequence, one region contains:
- the IER5 gene encoding immediate early response gene 5 protein: MEFKLEAHRIVSISLGKIYNSRVQRGGIKLHKNLLVSLVLRSARQVYLSDPCPGLYLAGPAGSPAAPPQQPGEPAAGPPAGWGEPPPPAACAAWPETEPQPERPADPAPPRVGAAEPAAPVTGAGDALRAGEVEEAEAAWRRVEGPREAAEGGAGVFAGAEGPRGARRHCGCPPGGEDRPGALGACPRVDCRCAPRPAEDEPPAPPAVGPRKRGAAGVGGGPAGGPAPGSSPLKKPRRNSEEQPGGAEEEEEMETGNVANLISIFGSSFSGLLRKSPGGGREEAEGEESGPEAAEPGQICCDKPVLRDINPWSTAIVAF; encoded by the coding sequence ATGGAGTTCAAGCTGGAGGCTCATCGTATCGTCAGCATCTCCCTGGGCAAGATCTACAACTCGCGGGTCCAGCGCGGCGGCATCAAACTGCACAAGAACCTGCTGGTCTCGCTGGTACTGCGCAGTGCCCGCCAGGTCTACCTGAGTGACCCGTGTCCGGGCCTCTACTTGGCCGGTCCCGCGGGGAGCCCGGCGGCGCCGCCGCAGCAGCCCGGGGAGCCGGCGGCCGGGCCGCCCGCGGGCTGGGGGGAGCCGCCACCGCCGGCCGCTTGTGCCGCCTGGCCGGAGACCGAGCCGCAGCCGGAGCGCCCGGCCGACCCGGCCCCGCCGCGGGTGGGCGCCGCGGAGCCCGCGGCGCCGGTGACGGGCGCCGGGGACGCTCTTCGGGCCGGAGAGGTGGAGGAGGCGGAAGCTGCCTGGCGCCGCGTGGAGGGACCGCGCGAGGCGGCGGAGGGAGGAGCCGGGGTCTTCGCGGGAGCTGAGGGGCCCCGTGGGGCGCGCCGCCACTGCGGCTGCCCCCCAGGAGGGGAGGACAGGCCGGGGGCGCTGGGCGCTTGCCCCCGAGTTGACTGCCGCTGCGCGCCGCGGCCGGCCGAGGACGAGCCCCCGGCACCGCCCGCCGTCGGCCCCCGGAAGCGCGGCGCGGCGGGCGTGGGTGGCGGCCCCGCGGGCGGTCCGGCGCCCGGCTCCAGCCCGCTCAAGAAGCCCCGCCGGAACTCGGAGGAGCAGCCGGGcggggcggaggaggaggaggagatggagacCGGGAACGTGGCTAACCTCATTAGCATCTTCGGTTCCAGCTTCTCGGGACTCTTGCGGAAAAGCCCCGGGGGCGGCCGGGAGGAAGCCGAGGGAGAGGAGAGCGGTCCGGAAGCCGCCGAGCCCGGGCAGATCTGCTGCGATAAGCCGGTGCTGAGAGACATTAACCCTTGGAGCACAGCCATCGTGGCCTTCTGA